Part of the Gemmatimonadaceae bacterium genome is shown below.
GGGTCTTCACCCTCGACTGGCTTCCTCACGCGCACCGGCTTCGCAGCGAGCCGGCGTTCCCGTCTGGGCGACTGTGTGAATGAGCGTAGCGCGTCCCAGCTCGGAAACCCGTGCTCCACGGCAACGAGATAGCGAGCGTCGTCGACGGAGAGATCGACGTCGTCGGCTTCATGTGTGGGCCGTTTGCCGAGGTCGAGTTGAGCGTATGTGCGAAACGCCGACCAGGTACGTCGATGCCATGTGTAGCGATAGAGTCGCTCCATCGCCTCCGCAGTCCCGGTGCGATACGCGTCGAGGAGCACGTCGGCCATCGTCTCGTAGCGGGCGAGCGCGGCCTGACCTGTCGCCCGCGCTTCGGCATCGCGTGTCTCGACGACTCGCACGAGCTCTGCCCAGCCGTCGAACCCATACTCGCGCGCGAGGGCCAGCTGCACGTCACGCAGCGTCGGAGCATTAGGCGGATTCTGAATTGCTCGCGCGAAGCGCGCTCGCGCTTCCGGATCGTTGACCCGAAGCGCGGCGAGCCAGCGCTTCGCTTCCTTCTTGAGGCTCTCTAGACTACGGTCGCGTGCGTGCGCGTCGCTCATGGACCTTCCTCCGTATCGCCGGACGGTCCGCTGAGCACCGGCAGGAGAAAGGGATCAACCCTGCGGTTCAGTCGTGCTTCATCGGGTGGGAGAATTCCCTTGCCGCGGACTGGAGGCGCCCCGAGTGCGCGCTGCCCGAACGTTCGCGGGCGTTGGGGGAACCGTCAAGCGGCTGCTTTTCGCTGTCGCTCAACGCAGATGGTCTTATGTGGAGTCGCACGCGCTGCTCGCGCGTGCTCCTGCTCCTCTCCCTCACTCCGGCAACCGCTGGCCGCGCGTCTCGATGGCGAACGGGATCACGAGCAGGCCGAGCCCGAACGCGAGGCCCGTCAGGGCCACCGGGGCGCCTAACGATCCAGCGCGCAGCACCGCCGCGGCCAGCGCGAAGTTCACGGCGGCGCCCACAAATCGGCCGACCGACGTGCTGAACGCGAAGGCCGTTGCGCGGACGCGCGTGTCGTATTGCTCCGGCAGCCAGAGGCTGAATGCCGCGAAGTTGCCGCCGGCGAAACCCATGAAAAACAGGATGACGATGAACGGCACGAGGCCGTCCGGTCGCGAGAGCGCCCAGCCGAACGCGAGGGGGATGGTCACCATCATCCCAGCGAAATAGAGCGCGAGCGTGCGACGTCGCCCCCACCGCTCCGCGAGGATCGGGAGGCAGAGGCAGCCGAGGATCGTGCCGGTGGAGAGCACGGCTGTGCCCAAGGACACCAGCCGCGCCCCGGCCCGCGGCGACATCCCCGCCTGTCGCGCGAGCGTCGTGATGGCCGTCGGCTCGTAAACGGCGCCGGCCCACAGGCCGATGATCGCGACGGTGAGCAGCGTCGCGTTCACGATCGTGCGTCGTCGATACGTCGGGCCGAAGAGCTCCGCGAGCGGGCTCCCGGTGCGCCGCACCGCGGCCGTCTGTACGCGCCTCCAGCGCTCGGGCTCGCGCACCCTCGAGAACGTGAACAGCGACACGATCACAGGGACGAAGCCGCAGAGGAACATCGCGCGCCATCCGTAGCGCGCACCGACGGTGTAGTTGAGCGCCGCGGCGACGAAAAAGCCGAAGTAGTAGCCCGTCTGGAGGTAGCCGGCTCCCATCTTTCGCCGATCCTCCGGCCACGCCTCCGCGACATAGGTGCCGGCCATCGCCCACTCGCCGCCCACGCCGACGCCGGCGAGGAAACGGAACACGCCGAGCTGCCACACCGTCGTCGCGAACGCCGAGAGGCCGGTGAACAGCGCATAGACGAGGATCGTTGCAGCCAGAGAGCGCGTACGTCCAAATCGGTCGGCGATCGGCCCCCAGAGAAATGAAAAGCCCCAGCCGACGAGGAACAGCGCGAACAGCAGCGAGCCGACCGACGCCACGTTCCGCGGCGACGCGTACATC
Proteins encoded:
- a CDS encoding MFS transporter, translating into MDSVIYALVLAPALTELLPRSGMYASPRNVASVGSLLFALFLVGWGFSFLWGPIADRFGRTRSLAATILVYALFTGLSAFATTVWQLGVFRFLAGVGVGGEWAMAGTYVAEAWPEDRRKMGAGYLQTGYYFGFFVAAALNYTVGARYGWRAMFLCGFVPVIVSLFTFSRVREPERWRRVQTAAVRRTGSPLAELFGPTYRRRTIVNATLLTVAIIGLWAGAVYEPTAITTLARQAGMSPRAGARLVSLGTAVLSTGTILGCLCLPILAERWGRRRTLALYFAGMMVTIPLAFGWALSRPDGLVPFIVILFFMGFAGGNFAAFSLWLPEQYDTRVRATAFAFSTSVGRFVGAAVNFALAAAVLRAGSLGAPVALTGLAFGLGLLVIPFAIETRGQRLPE